The nucleotide sequence TCTGGCTGTTGTTGATCGCTTCCATCGTCGCCCTGGCCCTGATCATCGAGCGCCTGCTGTACTTGCGACGTGGCAAGATCCTGCCCCGCAAGCTGTTCGATGAAGTGGTGCAGGTGTATCGCAGCGGCAAGATCACGCCGGACACGGTGACCAAGTTGGAAGACAATTCGCCGCTGGGCGTGGTGCTGGCCGCCGCCCTGCGCAACGTCGATGCGCCGCGCGATGTGATGAAGGAATCGATCGAAGAAGCCGGTAGCGGCGTGGCCCACGTGCTGGAACGCTACCTGACGACCCTGGGCACCATCGCCACCCTGGCTCCACTGATGGGCCTGTTTGGTACGG is from Janthinobacterium sp. 61 and encodes:
- a CDS encoding MotA/TolQ/ExbB proton channel family protein, translated to MLAIFQAAGWPIWLLLIASIVALALIIERLLYLRRGKILPRKLFDEVVQVYRSGKITPDTVTKLEDNSPLGVVLAAALRNVDAPRDVMKESIEEAGSGVAHVLERYLTTLGTIATLAPLMGLFGTVVGMIEIFGSQNASGSNPAQLAHGISVALYNTGFGLAIAMPALIFYRHFRALVDSFVIDMEQQAVKFVDIVHSGRQ